One window from the genome of Aeromonas sp. FDAARGOS 1405 encodes:
- the ruvX gene encoding Holliday junction resolvase RuvX has translation MSSRSIMGFDYGTKSIGVAIGQELTGTAQPLRALKANDGIPNWDEIEKLLKEWQPDLLVVGLPLNMDGTDQEITVRARKFGNRLHGRFGKPVEFKDERLTTTDARARLFERGGYRALEKGSVDGVSAQLIVEAWMEEQYN, from the coding sequence ATGTCATCACGCAGCATCATGGGCTTTGACTATGGCACCAAGAGCATTGGCGTCGCCATCGGTCAGGAGCTGACTGGCACAGCCCAGCCTCTGCGCGCCCTCAAGGCCAACGACGGCATCCCCAACTGGGACGAGATTGAGAAGCTGCTCAAGGAGTGGCAACCGGATCTGCTGGTGGTCGGTCTGCCGCTGAACATGGATGGCACCGATCAGGAGATCACGGTACGGGCCCGCAAATTCGGCAACCGGCTGCATGGCCGTTTCGGCAAGCCGGTGGAGTTCAAGGATGAACGACTCACCACCACAGATGCCCGCGCCCGCCTGTTTGAGCGAGGCGGCTATCGCGCGCTGGAGAAAGGCAGTGTGGACGGGGTATCGGCGCAGCTGATCGTCGAAGCCTGGATGGAAGAGCAGTACAACTAA
- the dtpB gene encoding dipeptide/tripeptide permease DtpB, whose amino-acid sequence MRPATAPTGLLQQPKPFFMIFFVELWERFGYYGVQGILAVFFVQQLGFSQEQSFITFGAFSALVYGLISVGGYVGDHVFGTKRTMVLGAVVLVVGYFMTGLSIYNPDLIFYALGTIAVGNCLFKANPASLLSKCYQPKDPRLDGAFTLFYMSINIGSLISLSLAPVIAEHYGYTVTYNLCGVGLIIALLTFFACRNMVKDIGSAPDHLPLDYSKLLLVILGSVAMVFFCAWLMHHVVIANMVLMTVTIAVVIFFFREAFKLDTVGRNKMYVAFVLMLEAVLFYVLYAQMPTSLNFFAINNMHHEMLGMSVNPISFQALNPFWVVVGSPVLAMIYTRMGSKGRDLTMPLKFTLGMFFCSLGFLTAAASGWWFADEQGLTSPWFMVLIYLFQSLGELMISALGLAMVAALVPQRLMGFILGMWFLTQAMASLLGGYVATFTAVPQGMTDPLQTLPIYTGVFGKIGMATLLIAVVMGLMVPWLNRMMNATPTEAEGLVAGPSQA is encoded by the coding sequence ATGCGTCCAGCAACAGCACCGACCGGGTTGTTACAACAACCCAAACCCTTCTTTATGATATTTTTCGTCGAACTCTGGGAGCGCTTCGGTTATTACGGCGTGCAGGGGATATTGGCGGTCTTCTTTGTGCAACAACTGGGATTTTCCCAAGAGCAATCCTTTATTACCTTCGGTGCCTTCTCGGCGCTGGTATATGGCCTGATTTCGGTCGGTGGCTATGTCGGTGACCATGTTTTCGGCACCAAGCGCACCATGGTGCTGGGGGCCGTAGTGCTGGTGGTAGGCTACTTTATGACCGGTCTGTCGATCTACAATCCCGACCTGATTTTCTATGCGCTGGGCACCATTGCGGTCGGTAACTGCCTGTTCAAGGCCAATCCGGCCAGCCTGCTGTCAAAATGCTACCAGCCAAAAGATCCGCGGCTGGATGGGGCGTTTACCCTGTTTTATATGTCGATCAATATCGGCTCCCTTATTTCCCTCTCGCTCGCGCCGGTAATTGCCGAACACTACGGCTATACCGTGACCTATAACCTGTGCGGGGTGGGGCTGATTATTGCGCTGCTTACCTTCTTTGCCTGCCGCAATATGGTCAAGGATATTGGCTCCGCGCCGGATCACCTGCCGCTCGATTACAGCAAGCTGCTGCTGGTTATATTGGGCTCGGTAGCCATGGTCTTCTTCTGCGCCTGGCTGATGCACCACGTGGTGATCGCCAACATGGTGCTGATGACGGTGACCATCGCCGTGGTGATCTTCTTCTTTCGTGAGGCGTTCAAGCTTGACACCGTGGGCCGCAACAAGATGTATGTGGCCTTCGTGCTGATGCTGGAGGCGGTGCTCTTCTACGTGCTGTATGCCCAGATGCCGACGTCTCTGAACTTCTTTGCCATCAACAACATGCACCACGAGATGCTGGGCATGAGCGTCAACCCAATCAGCTTCCAGGCGCTCAACCCATTCTGGGTGGTGGTGGGTAGCCCGGTACTCGCGATGATCTATACCCGGATGGGCAGCAAGGGGCGGGATCTCACCATGCCGCTCAAGTTCACCCTCGGGATGTTCTTCTGCTCGCTGGGCTTTCTGACGGCGGCGGCATCCGGCTGGTGGTTTGCCGATGAGCAGGGGCTGACCTCCCCCTGGTTTATGGTGCTTATCTACCTGTTCCAGAGTCTGGGCGAGCTGATGATCAGTGCGCTGGGGCTGGCGATGGTCGCCGCGCTGGTGCCACAACGGTTGATGGGCTTCATTCTCGGAATGTGGTTCCTGACTCAGGCGATGGCATCCCTGCTGGGTGGCTATGTGGCGACCTTTACCGCCGTGCCGCAAGGGATGACGGATCCGCTGCAAACTTTGCCCATTTACACCGGCGTATTTGGCAAGATCGGGATGGCGACCCTGCTGATTGCGGTAGTGATGGGGCTGATGGTGCCCTGGCTCAACCGGATGATGAATGCGACGCCGACAGAGGCCGAAGGTCTGGTCGCGGGTCCATCACAGGCGTAA